The following DNA comes from Deltaproteobacteria bacterium.
GGCATATTTCGCGACCACCGAGTATAAGGCCCATAAAGACCCGCTGGCCGAGGATGCTTTCATGTTTATCGGTCCGGGACCGCTCAACGGGACCTACTGCGTTTCCACCCGGTGCAGCATTGCCCATATGAGCCCCTATACAGGACTCATCTCCCATGCGGAGACAGGCGCCCATTTAGGCAACGAGATTAAATGGGCGGGCTGGGACGGCATCTACATCAAGGGAAGATCGAAGAAGCCCGTGTGGCTCTCCATCGTGGACGACAGGGTGGAGTTCAAGGATGCCGCGAAGTTATGGGGCAAGACGACAGAAGAAAGTCATGAAATGATCATGAAGGAGATGAAGGACCCTTACGCGAGGACCGCCGTAATTGGCCCCGCGGGCGAGAACCAGGTTCCCTTCTCCTGCGTCATTGTGGAGCGATTCCGCGCCGCCGCGAGAAGCGGTACCGGCATGCTGATGGGGAACAAGAAGCTGAAAGGCCTTGCCGTCAGGGGCACCAAAGCCGTGCCGGTGGTTGACAATGCGAAGTTCATGGATATGGCCAATTACGCCAAGAAACTTGCCGTGGAAAAAGAAGCCTGGCAGGGCATCAAGCGATGGGGAACGGCGGGTCTCCTTGAGCAGAATAACTTCTTCACCGGGTCCCTCATCACAAAGAACTTCCAGACGACCTGGTATCCCGATATTGTAAAGATCGGCGGAGAAGAAGCGGGCAGGAAATTCTGGAAGCGGCACGTGGCCTGCAACCACTGCCCCATCCACTGCCTGAAGCTGGGCGTTATCCGTGACGGAAAATACAAGGGACTGATCGCCGAAGGCCCGGAATACGAGTCCGGCGGACTTTTGGGAAGCAACCTCGGCATGACGGATCTCAATACGGAACTCGCCATGATCGAGGCCTGCGACGCCTACGGGATCGATAACATCTCTACAGGGGGCGTCCTCGGATTCACGACGGAGCTTGTAGAGAAAGGCATACTGAAGCCTGCGGACCTCGACGGCCTGAAACCCAAGTGGGGCGATGGGGAAACCTACATGGAACTCATCCGGAAAATTTCTCTTAAGGAAGGCAAAGCGGGCAAACTCCTTGCCAAAGGCGTCAAGAAGATGGCTGGCGAGATCGGTAAAGGGGCCGAATTCTATGCCGCCAACGTGAAGGGCAAGGAACTTGCGGCCCATGACCCTCGGGGCGACAAGGCCAGGGCCTACAGCTACTGCCTGGGATCCTGCGGAGGGGACCATCATGAGGGCGCCTCTACAAGAGCTCTTGTCATCTTTGCGATGCTGAATTCCCTTTCTCTCTGTTCCTTCGCCAGCGGCCTTCTCTGGGGTGGCGAAAACGCGAAGATCACCGTCGGCATGCTGAATCCCCTCTGCGGATGGAACATGACGGAGGATGATTACTGGACGACCGGGAAGCGCATCCTCACCATGGAGCGGGTCTTCAACGTGAGGGAAGGCATCAGCCGTAAGGATGACAGCCTGCCGAAGCGTTTCATGACGGAAAAGCTTCCTGCCGGTCCCAAGAAAGGGAACGTGTTTACTTCCGAAGATACCAAGAAGATGCAGGATGAATTTTACAGTTTTGTCGGCTGGGACGAGAAAGGAGTCCCGACTGAGGCGACACTGAAGAATCTCCGTCTTGAATATCTCATTGATGATGTCGCAGCGGCCAGAAAAGAATACAAATTATAGAATACCATGCTGAAACGAGGGCGGGTGAACTTCACCCGCCCTTGATTTTTTACCCCGTATTTTATAAAATTCCATTCAATGTCATTGACTTAAGCACTTTGACCCCCCCTCTTTTCTAAAGAGGGGTTGGGGGAGATTTTTACGGAATCAATTAAAATCCCCCTGAATCCCCCTTTAAAAAGGGGGACTTGAAAGAGATAATATTCTTAAGTCAATGACATTGGAATTCCATTAGAAAAAGATATACACCCCATCCTTAAACATAGAGGATTGAATTGTAATTTTTTGAATCATAAAGGGAATCATCTCCCATGAGGGTTTCTAGAAGGGATGCGCTCCATCTTCTTATCAGTGGCGCCGTTTCCACTCTGATCTTTACATTTTTTAAGGTCAGTGGCGCCAAGGCTCTTCCACGTCCGCCGGGCGCCCTCATCGAACCGGAATTTCTTAAGTACTGCACACGGTGCTACCAGTGCATAGACGTCTGTCCTACGGATGCCCTGATTCCGGCAGGCATCAGCGGCGGCATCCCCAATTTCGGGACACCGGTGCTCAATTGGAAAAAATGCATCTTCTGTATGGCATGCATCCGGACGTGCCCTACGGGAGCTATCAAGAGAATTTCAAGAGACGATATCAAAATCGGCAACGCGGTGATCAACCGCAATACATGCCTTACCTGGTCCGGCCAGAGCAAGTGCGAAATCTGTTACGATGCCTGTCGGTATGACGCCATCAAGCTTGAAAACGAAATCTATCCCGTTGTCCTGGACGATCCATGCACGGGCTGTAATGCCTGTGAGAGGAGATGCCCGACGAATCCAAAATCCATTGTGGTATATTACGATAAAGTAAAAAGGTTTTTGCCACCCGATCAACGGCTTGCGCTGCGTCT
Coding sequences within:
- a CDS encoding aldehyde ferredoxin oxidoreductase family protein, which encodes MTIPKGGCFGKVLEIDLSKQTYKPREVPDEIYQKAIGGNGLGAYFATTEYKAHKDPLAEDAFMFIGPGPLNGTYCVSTRCSIAHMSPYTGLISHAETGAHLGNEIKWAGWDGIYIKGRSKKPVWLSIVDDRVEFKDAAKLWGKTTEESHEMIMKEMKDPYARTAVIGPAGENQVPFSCVIVERFRAAARSGTGMLMGNKKLKGLAVRGTKAVPVVDNAKFMDMANYAKKLAVEKEAWQGIKRWGTAGLLEQNNFFTGSLITKNFQTTWYPDIVKIGGEEAGRKFWKRHVACNHCPIHCLKLGVIRDGKYKGLIAEGPEYESGGLLGSNLGMTDLNTELAMIEACDAYGIDNISTGGVLGFTTELVEKGILKPADLDGLKPKWGDGETYMELIRKISLKEGKAGKLLAKGVKKMAGEIGKGAEFYAANVKGKELAAHDPRGDKARAYSYCLGSCGGDHHEGASTRALVIFAMLNSLSLCSFASGLLWGGENAKITVGMLNPLCGWNMTEDDYWTTGKRILTMERVFNVREGISRKDDSLPKRFMTEKLPAGPKKGNVFTSEDTKKMQDEFYSFVGWDEKGVPTEATLKNLRLEYLIDDVAAARKEYKL
- a CDS encoding 4Fe-4S dicluster domain-containing protein, which translates into the protein MRVSRRDALHLLISGAVSTLIFTFFKVSGAKALPRPPGALIEPEFLKYCTRCYQCIDVCPTDALIPAGISGGIPNFGTPVLNWKKCIFCMACIRTCPTGAIKRISRDDIKIGNAVINRNTCLTWSGQSKCEICYDACRYDAIKLENEIYPVVLDDPCTGCNACERRCPTNPKSIVVYYDKVKRFLPPDQRLALRLEDETGRQHSEADFKTWFAERIKKLGRSYGIIKEEEEE